In one Silene latifolia isolate original U9 population chromosome 10, ASM4854445v1, whole genome shotgun sequence genomic region, the following are encoded:
- the LOC141605559 gene encoding psbP domain-containing protein 5, chloroplastic isoform X2, translating into MASIFQTPSLFLSNSSSHLSPNLLFRNQSKIHTIWQRKCKIHGKIMATSCISYKPTSEIGFCRRDLLLFSFSTSIAFILPNNGVGAEEDVKMVDFVDDINAYSYSYPVEFPSKKRVFKWVESRKPERYSSAAPLSPNARLRIVSERVDFMDNLIISVSIGPPNPDFLKSKDKSTWNAKDVADSVLSDKSALRVTSSQRLAESSILDAYASEVLEPSNFRQYVASTVERDGYLYTVNASTLNKQWKLTGPMLKKTVESFRLLPPTENYVPPYKDPWRFW; encoded by the exons ATGGCAAGCATCTTCCAAACTCCCTCTTTGTTCCTCTCCAATTCTTCCTCTCATTTGTCTCCTAATCTTCTCTTCAG AAATCAGAGCAAAATCCATACTATTTGGCAGAGAAAATGCAAAATTCATGGAAAAATAATGGCAACTTCCTGCATTTCTTACAAACCCACTTCGGAAATTGGGTTTTGTAGGAGGGATTTACTGCTCTTTAGCTTCTCTACTTCCATTGCCTTTATTCTCCCTAATAATG GAGTTGGAGCGGAGGAGGATGTTAAAATGGTTGATTTTGTTGATGATATTAATGCCTACAGTTACTCCTACCCTGTGGAATTTCCATCGAAAAAGCGCGTCTTTAAATG GGTGGAATCCAGAAAGCCAGAAAGATATTCATCTGCTGCTCCACTTTCTC CAAATGCACGGCTGCGTATAGTGTCCGAACGTGTTGACTTTATGGACAACCTCATCATATCAGTTTCG ATAGGCCCTCCAAATCCAGACTTCTTGAAATCCAAAGACAAGAGTACGTGGAATGCAAAAGATGTTGCTGATTCAGTTCTATCTGACAAATCTGCATTG CGGGTCACGTCAAGCCAACGTCTGGCTGAGAGTTCAATTCTTGATGCATATGCAAGCGAA GTTCTGGAGCCAAGCAATTTCAGACAATATGTTGCTTCGACTGTCGAGCGTGATG GTTACTTGTACACTGTAAATGCTTCAACATTGAACAAGCAATGGAAACTG ACGGGACCAATGTTGAAGAAAACAGTTGAATCCTTTCGGCTTCTTCCCCCAACTGAGAATTATGTTCCTCCATACAAGGATCCTTGGAGATTCTGGTGA
- the LOC141605559 gene encoding psbP domain-containing protein 5, chloroplastic isoform X1 — protein MASIFQTPSLFLSNSSSHLSPNLLFRNQSKIHTIWQRKCKIHGKIMATSCISYKPTSEIGFCRRDLLLFSFSTSIAFILPNNGVGAEEDVKMVDFVDDINAYSYSYPVEFPSKKRVFKWVESRKPERYSSAAPLSPNARLRIVSERVDFMDNLIISVSIGPPNPDFLKSKDKSTWNAKDVADSVLSDKSALRVTSSQRLAESSILDAYASEIDGERYWFYEYLVRKSPTKSVLEPSNFRQYVASTVERDGYLYTVNASTLNKQWKLTGPMLKKTVESFRLLPPTENYVPPYKDPWRFW, from the exons ATGGCAAGCATCTTCCAAACTCCCTCTTTGTTCCTCTCCAATTCTTCCTCTCATTTGTCTCCTAATCTTCTCTTCAG AAATCAGAGCAAAATCCATACTATTTGGCAGAGAAAATGCAAAATTCATGGAAAAATAATGGCAACTTCCTGCATTTCTTACAAACCCACTTCGGAAATTGGGTTTTGTAGGAGGGATTTACTGCTCTTTAGCTTCTCTACTTCCATTGCCTTTATTCTCCCTAATAATG GAGTTGGAGCGGAGGAGGATGTTAAAATGGTTGATTTTGTTGATGATATTAATGCCTACAGTTACTCCTACCCTGTGGAATTTCCATCGAAAAAGCGCGTCTTTAAATG GGTGGAATCCAGAAAGCCAGAAAGATATTCATCTGCTGCTCCACTTTCTC CAAATGCACGGCTGCGTATAGTGTCCGAACGTGTTGACTTTATGGACAACCTCATCATATCAGTTTCG ATAGGCCCTCCAAATCCAGACTTCTTGAAATCCAAAGACAAGAGTACGTGGAATGCAAAAGATGTTGCTGATTCAGTTCTATCTGACAAATCTGCATTG CGGGTCACGTCAAGCCAACGTCTGGCTGAGAGTTCAATTCTTGATGCATATGCAAGCGAA ATTGATGGAGAACGGTATTGGTTTTACGAATACCTGGTGCGAAAATCACCAACAAAATCT GTTCTGGAGCCAAGCAATTTCAGACAATATGTTGCTTCGACTGTCGAGCGTGATG GTTACTTGTACACTGTAAATGCTTCAACATTGAACAAGCAATGGAAACTG ACGGGACCAATGTTGAAGAAAACAGTTGAATCCTTTCGGCTTCTTCCCCCAACTGAGAATTATGTTCCTCCATACAAGGATCCTTGGAGATTCTGGTGA